In one Sporanaerobacter acetigenes DSM 13106 genomic region, the following are encoded:
- a CDS encoding STAS domain-containing protein, giving the protein MSLDIEIKFNEKENTWVISPIGEIDIYTSPKIKEILFESLEEKNSNILIDGEKLDYIDSTGLGVLISILKKVRESENHITIINLKSNIRKLFDITGLDKVFIIEE; this is encoded by the coding sequence ATGTCATTAGATATAGAAATAAAATTTAATGAAAAAGAAAATACTTGGGTTATAAGTCCTATAGGAGAGATAGATATATATACTTCACCAAAGATAAAAGAAATATTATTTGAATCATTAGAAGAGAAAAATTCAAATATATTGATAGATGGTGAAAAATTGGATTATATCGATAGCACAGGGCTTGGAGTTTTAATAAGTATACTTAAAAAAGTAAGAGAAAGTGAGAATCATATTACAATTATCAATTTAAAATCTAATATACGAAAATTGTTTGATATAACAGGATTAGATAAAGTTTTCATAATTGAGGAGTGA